In a genomic window of Gossypium arboreum isolate Shixiya-1 chromosome 9, ASM2569848v2, whole genome shotgun sequence:
- the LOC108450781 gene encoding cyclin-A2-4-like: MRKENGVSANVGALNGRITRARAATLRASGQLQSLNAPKQPDQKRVSRANTKRSALDENHNAGLQHKKRAVLQDVTNVCCNNSYKSCISATKIQAKSNKQARKGAANSSKVAPDVAAQVQPTRANLQKEDKQGLAKIEPKLEVTCSVNLKEDATLPLNSTNEGVFYRWLSNRSSAMPSKSQSRPRRNGKFSFSGTSITPSYPDFVDIDSDKKDPQLCSLYSPEIYNNLRVAELVRRPYPNFMETIQQDITQSMRGILVDWLVEVSEEYKLVPDSLYLTVHLIDWFLSKNYIERQRLQLLGITCMLIASKYEEICAPRVEEFCFITDNTYTKEEVLKMETKVLKYFGFQIFAPTAKTFLRRFLRAAQASYKSPSIEMEYLANYLAELTLIDYEFLNFVPSIVAASAVFLARWTLDQSSHPWNSTLEHYTAYNQSDLKTTVIALQDLQLNTKGCPLSAIRMKYRQQKFKSVAALRSPKLLETLF, encoded by the exons atgaggAAAGAAAACGGAGTTTCCGCTAATGTTGGTGCACTTAACGGTCGAATCACACGTGCTCGAGCAGCTACATTGCGTGCTTCCGGACAGTTGCAGTCTCTCAATGCACCTAAGCAACCAGATCAGAAACGGGTTTCACGAGCCAACACAAAAAGATCGGCCTTGGATGAAAACCACAATGCTGGTCTTCAGCATAAGAAGAGAGCTGTTCTTCAAGATGTCACAAATGTTTGCTGCAATAATTCATATAAGAGTTGCATTAGTGCAACCAAAATCCAG GCTAAGAGCAACAAGCAGGCTAGGAAAGGGGCAGCTAATTCGTCTAAAGTGGCGCCGGATGTGGCAGCACAAGTCCAGCCAACTCGAGCCAACTTACAAAAAGAAGACAAGCAAGGGCTTGCAAAAATTGAACCTAAATTAGAAGTTACATGCTCGGTTAATTTGAAAGAGGATGCTACTCTTCCGTTAAATAGCACAAATGAAGGTGTGTTTTACCGTTGGCTTTCAAATCGAAGTTCAGCAATGCCTTCAAAATCCCAAAGTCGTCCTCGAAGAAATG GGAAATTTAGCTTTTCTGGGACCTCGATAACACCTAGCTACCCGGATTTTGTCGACATTGATTCGGATAAGAAGGACCCTCAACTGTGCAGCCTCTATTCCCCTGAAATCTATAATAACTTGCGTGTTGCTGAG CTTGTCCGCAGGCCATATCCTAATTTTATGGAGACGATACAGCAGGATATCACTCAAAGCATGCGGGGAATTTTGGTTGATTGGCTTGTGGAG GTATCTGAAGAATATAAGTTGGTGCCTGACTCACTTTACCTCACAGTGCATCTCATTGATTGGTTTCTCTCTAAAAATTACATTGAAAGACAAAGACTTCAACTTCTTGGGATCACTTGCATGCTGATAGCCTC CAAGTACGAAGAAATATGTGCACCTCGTGTCGAGGAGTTCTGCTTCATCACAGACAACACTTACACTAAAGAAGAG GTGCTAAAAATGGAGACTAAAGTATTGAAGTATTTTGGTTTTCAAATAtttgcacctactgcaaaaaCGTTTCTCAG GAGATTCTTAAGAGCAGCACAAGCCTCTTACAAG AGCCCCAGCATAGAAATGGAGTACTTGGCAAATTATCTAGCGGAACTGACATTAATTGACTATGAATTCTTGAATTTTGTTCCTTCAATCGTGGCTGCCTCTGCTGTATTTCTTGCCAGATGGACTTTGGATCAGTCATCTCACCCATGG AATTCAACTCTTGAACACTATACGGCTTATAATCAATCTGATCTGAAAACCACAGTTATTGCATTGCAAGATTTACAGTTGAACACCAAAGGTTGTCCTCTAAGTGCTATTCGCATGAAATATAGGCAACAAAAG TTTAAATCCGTGGCAGCCTTAAGATCTCCGAAACTGCTTGAAACACTGTTTTAA